The Carnobacterium sp. 17-4 genome has a window encoding:
- a CDS encoding heavy metal translocating P-type ATPase — MKEIQAQHSHENHDHDHGNMPVTLYFIGLALSLIALFLNGENSLLQNSLFFIASISAGYHVIVLEGIGETIENSRIQHKFTPNSHILMGVAAIGASLIGNFWEGTLLILIFSGAHFLEDYAEGRSKREITKLLEMNPTTARLIMLDGNTKIVNVNELKVGDKLQVLNGDQVPIDGVIVSGSTSIDESSINGESMPKEKSKGDGVFGSTINGTGTFTMKVTKENNDTVFSKILQLVNQNQENQTKVSSIIQKFEPKYVKFVLIAIPLVILLAPMLFDLTWSQSIYRGLVLLVAASPCALAAATVSVTLSATSNLAKRGVLSKGSAYLSQLADIQAIAFDKTGTLTNGKPEVTNYYFATSVNEENIIDIIVALEKESNHPLASAILDKFEPKNKLAIEVENQIGKGLIGDYNGKTYRIGKPTSFEAVSDDYTRLNKEWASEGNTVVYVSENEKVIGLIALMDIPSENAKATIEHFKKCGIHTTLITGDSEMTGQAVGKQLGIDQVIANVMPEDKSEIINEQMEHYGITAMVGDGVNDAPALVKADVGIAMGDGTDVAVDVSDLVLMKNDLSKLVKAHEISLKMNRVIWQNIIFSMIVVAFLIIVSLLGLTDIAISVIVHEGSTLVVILNGLRLLKIS, encoded by the coding sequence ATGAAAGAGATTCAAGCACAACACTCACACGAAAATCATGACCATGATCATGGCAATATGCCAGTTACTTTGTACTTTATTGGTTTAGCATTGTCGCTTATTGCGTTATTTTTAAACGGAGAAAATAGTTTATTACAAAATAGTTTATTTTTCATTGCTTCAATTAGTGCTGGCTATCATGTCATTGTTCTTGAAGGAATTGGAGAAACGATCGAGAACTCTCGAATCCAACACAAATTTACACCTAATTCTCATATTTTAATGGGAGTAGCTGCAATAGGTGCTTCTCTGATAGGAAATTTTTGGGAAGGAACGTTATTGATCCTTATTTTCTCTGGTGCACACTTTCTTGAAGATTATGCTGAAGGAAGAAGTAAAAGGGAAATTACCAAGTTGCTAGAAATGAATCCAACAACTGCTAGGTTAATCATGCTAGATGGCAATACAAAAATTGTTAATGTTAATGAGTTAAAAGTAGGAGATAAACTCCAAGTTTTAAACGGTGACCAAGTACCTATTGACGGAGTGATAGTATCTGGCTCTACGTCGATCGATGAGTCTTCTATTAATGGTGAGAGTATGCCTAAAGAGAAGTCAAAGGGAGACGGAGTTTTTGGGAGTACAATTAATGGAACTGGTACGTTTACTATGAAAGTTACAAAAGAGAATAACGATACTGTCTTTTCAAAGATTTTACAACTAGTGAATCAAAATCAAGAGAATCAAACAAAAGTGTCTAGTATTATCCAAAAGTTTGAGCCTAAGTATGTTAAATTTGTTTTAATTGCAATCCCGCTTGTCATTTTACTTGCTCCTATGCTTTTTGATTTGACCTGGTCACAAAGTATTTATAGAGGATTAGTCCTTTTAGTAGCAGCTTCTCCGTGTGCTTTAGCAGCAGCTACCGTATCTGTAACGTTGTCAGCCACTTCTAATCTAGCAAAAAGAGGCGTACTTTCAAAAGGAAGTGCCTATTTGTCTCAATTAGCCGATATTCAAGCCATTGCCTTTGATAAAACAGGAACTTTAACTAATGGCAAACCAGAAGTAACAAATTATTATTTTGCTACTTCTGTGAATGAGGAAAATATTATTGATATCATAGTGGCTCTTGAAAAAGAATCAAATCACCCGTTAGCAAGTGCTATTTTAGACAAGTTTGAGCCAAAAAATAAACTAGCAATTGAAGTGGAAAATCAGATTGGAAAAGGTTTAATAGGCGATTATAACGGAAAAACTTATCGTATAGGCAAACCAACTTCCTTTGAAGCTGTATCGGATGACTATACACGTTTGAATAAAGAATGGGCTTCAGAAGGTAATACGGTTGTATACGTATCAGAAAATGAAAAAGTAATTGGTCTGATAGCATTAATGGATATTCCAAGTGAAAATGCGAAGGCAACAATAGAGCACTTTAAGAAGTGTGGTATCCATACCACTTTAATTACTGGGGACTCTGAAATGACAGGGCAAGCTGTTGGTAAACAATTAGGAATAGACCAAGTAATTGCGAACGTCATGCCAGAAGATAAATCTGAAATTATCAATGAACAAATGGAACACTATGGCATAACCGCTATGGTGGGAGATGGTGTGAATGACGCACCTGCTCTTGTGAAGGCAGATGTCGGAATTGCTATGGGTGATGGTACGGATGTTGCAGTAGATGTATCTGATCTAGTGTTGATGAAAAATGATTTATCCAAATTGGTAAAAGCTCATGAGATTTCTTTAAAAATGAATCGAGTTATTTGGCAAAATATCATATTCTCAATGATAGTCGTAGCTTTTCTAATTATCGTAAGCTTATTAGGATTAACGGATATAGCAATTAGTGTGATCGTTCATGAAGGAAGTACTTTGGTTGTTATACTAAACGGACTTCGATTGTTAAAGATTAGCTAA
- a CDS encoding VOC family protein translates to MFELDHIVHYTNNPEKAASTLEKLGVYSNPGGRHEQFGTYNILSYFDNLTYIELIGSFDKELVKKSAKEPYTLWNQFDKHHYQDNLERIALRHNDLNAVSKRLKQFNLDVYGPYPYSRKTPDGNEIHWELLYAIDKNSDLTLPFFIDWKRSNSEREAELKEQGSIKPHKLGDLAIQSVGFAVKDAEAAANKWAQFFEFETGENIINDDLNAEGKSLIVENKSFVFYEPKGEGIAQHYLEEQGEGPFLITITGSSEEKTVEINGTLYHFKN, encoded by the coding sequence ATGTTTGAATTAGATCATATTGTTCACTATACAAATAATCCCGAAAAAGCTGCTTCAACATTAGAAAAATTGGGAGTCTATTCTAATCCAGGCGGCCGCCATGAACAATTCGGAACTTACAATATTCTCAGCTATTTCGATAATTTAACTTATATTGAACTAATTGGTTCGTTTGATAAAGAGTTGGTTAAGAAGAGTGCAAAAGAACCATATACCTTATGGAATCAATTTGACAAACACCATTACCAAGATAATCTTGAACGTATTGCGCTGCGTCATAACGACTTGAATGCCGTTTCCAAACGTCTCAAACAATTCAATTTAGACGTTTACGGACCATATCCTTACAGCCGTAAAACACCAGATGGAAATGAAATCCATTGGGAACTCCTCTATGCCATTGATAAAAATAGTGACCTCACCTTACCGTTTTTCATTGATTGGAAAAGATCAAATTCAGAACGCGAAGCAGAATTAAAGGAACAAGGGAGTATTAAACCACACAAACTTGGTGATTTAGCCATTCAATCAGTTGGATTTGCTGTTAAAGATGCAGAAGCTGCTGCAAATAAATGGGCTCAGTTTTTTGAGTTTGAAACTGGTGAAAATATAATTAACGATGATTTGAATGCAGAAGGAAAATCATTGATTGTTGAGAATAAATCATTCGTTTTCTATGAACCAAAAGGCGAGGGGATTGCTCAACATTATTTAGAGGAACAAGGTGAGGGGCCTTTCCTAATTACTATTACTGGATCATCTGAAGAAAAAACGGTTGAAATAAACGGTACTTTGTATCATTTTAAGAACTAA
- a CDS encoding NAD(P)/FAD-dependent oxidoreductase — MIDVVVIGGGPAGMSAALVAGRGKNQVLLIDEEKPRNAVTHETHAFLTRDRIKPEDFRKEGRRDLLNYPTISIKNDKILFIEKTLENSFKLTTESRETIQTKNIVLATGVKETLPDVKGIEQYYGNSIFSCPFCDGWEMKDRPLVLIAESIQAIHVAKLLKNWTDDLIVATNGNSVFTAEQKKVLEINNIRLIEESIVELKGTGGELQSIVFENGEENSRSGGFCTTVLDTNFPFVEQLGIEVNEAGFIVTDMMGHTNIKGIYAAGEITGPSQLIVSASQGHMAGAGIIADSCEEAFQEI, encoded by the coding sequence ATGATAGACGTTGTTGTAATCGGTGGAGGTCCAGCAGGTATGAGTGCTGCTTTAGTAGCCGGAAGAGGTAAAAATCAGGTGCTTCTTATCGATGAAGAAAAACCTAGAAATGCTGTGACACATGAAACTCACGCTTTTTTAACGAGAGATAGAATTAAGCCAGAAGATTTCAGAAAAGAAGGCAGAAGAGATTTACTAAACTATCCAACCATTTCTATCAAAAATGACAAAATTCTATTTATTGAAAAAACGCTGGAAAACTCATTTAAGTTGACCACCGAGTCAAGGGAAACAATTCAGACTAAAAATATCGTTTTAGCTACAGGAGTGAAAGAGACACTTCCGGATGTGAAAGGAATTGAACAGTATTACGGAAATAGTATTTTCTCTTGTCCTTTCTGCGATGGATGGGAAATGAAAGACAGACCCTTGGTACTCATAGCAGAATCGATTCAGGCTATACATGTTGCTAAATTATTGAAAAATTGGACAGATGATCTGATTGTGGCCACTAACGGAAACAGCGTTTTTACTGCTGAGCAGAAGAAAGTTTTGGAAATAAATAATATTCGCCTGATCGAAGAAAGTATCGTTGAATTAAAAGGTACAGGTGGAGAACTTCAGAGCATTGTCTTCGAAAACGGAGAAGAAAACAGCAGATCAGGTGGCTTTTGTACAACAGTATTGGATACTAACTTTCCTTTTGTTGAACAATTGGGCATAGAAGTCAACGAAGCAGGCTTTATTGTCACGGATATGATGGGACACACGAATATCAAAGGTATTTACGCAGCTGGAGAAATAACAGGGCCTTCTCAATTAATTGTTTCTGCCAGTCAAGGTCATATGGCAGGCGCAGGGATTATAGCGGACTCTTGTGAGGAAGCTTTTCAAGAAATATAA
- a CDS encoding glyoxalase/bleomycin resistance/dioxygenase family protein, whose protein sequence is MFYSKGLGFEVVSRYSDQVLFISTGKYHHHIALNTWMGVGAPAPSSNSVGLDSFTTILADEEARNKVIAQLKSIGALVTEKNDSFVTYEPSGNCIYLVV, encoded by the coding sequence TTGTTTTACAGTAAAGGGCTTGGATTTGAAGTGGTTAGCCGCTATAGTGATCAGGTGCTATTCATCTCTACTGGTAAATACCATCACCATATCGCATTGAACACGTGGATGGGAGTTGGCGCACCAGCACCCTCTTCGAATAGTGTTGGTCTTGATTCGTTTACAACCATCTTAGCTGATGAGGAAGCAAGGAATAAGGTGATCGCTCAGTTGAAGAGTATTGGTGCACTTGTAACAGAAAAAAACGATTCTTTTGTAACTTATGAACCTTCTGGGAATTGTATTTATTTAGTGGTTTAA
- a CDS encoding L-lactate permease, with the protein MILQTLLAVLPIAWLIISLGVLKMPGTKACLIGLLLTLGISIVGFDFPIIDAFTATLEGVINGIWPIVYIIVAALFTYNLATYSGSMKIINQLLTGVSKDMRVLVLLIAWGFGGFLESIAGFGTAVAIPAGILASLGVSPVMAAVICLIANTTPTAFGAIGLPVTSLAQAGGLEVMQTSYIVSLQLFLLILIVPFILVMLTGESIKSLKGVTLITLLSGLAFGLPQIFVARYIGPELPAVIGSLICILVTVLAARFVKTPEDSPYLIKDNDHVGKSSVTFSVAFKACLPYIFVFLFIILSSSLFPAISGTLGKIQSSFVIYSGEGAKPYVIKWLTTPGTLIILATYLGGLIQGVSFSKITGILWSTIKQLKNTAVTVSAIVALSKLMGYSGMISVLSTSLVTFTGSLFPLISPLIGAVGTFITGSDTNANILFGSLQVNAAQSLGANEYWLASANMAGATAGKMISPQSIAVATAATGLIGQEGAITKKVFKYFALYLGVICLIVFFLGKLLGMI; encoded by the coding sequence ATGATATTACAGACATTACTTGCAGTACTGCCTATTGCATGGCTAATCATTTCACTTGGCGTACTAAAGATGCCAGGTACAAAAGCTTGCTTGATTGGACTGCTTCTTACACTTGGAATCAGCATCGTTGGTTTTGATTTCCCAATTATTGATGCTTTTACAGCAACATTAGAAGGCGTTATTAATGGCATTTGGCCAATCGTTTATATTATTGTAGCCGCTTTATTCACGTATAATTTAGCTACTTATTCTGGAAGTATGAAAATTATCAACCAATTGTTGACAGGAGTCTCCAAAGATATGCGAGTATTGGTTTTACTGATTGCTTGGGGATTTGGTGGGTTTTTGGAATCAATTGCTGGATTTGGTACGGCAGTTGCAATCCCGGCTGGAATTCTAGCTTCATTAGGTGTAAGCCCAGTTATGGCAGCTGTTATTTGTTTGATTGCGAATACTACCCCAACAGCATTTGGAGCAATAGGATTGCCTGTAACCTCATTAGCTCAAGCAGGAGGGCTGGAGGTTATGCAAACATCTTATATAGTCTCATTGCAGTTATTCTTGCTTATTCTAATCGTTCCCTTTATTTTAGTTATGCTGACAGGTGAAAGCATAAAATCATTAAAAGGCGTTACTCTGATCACCTTATTATCAGGGCTTGCATTTGGTTTGCCTCAGATTTTTGTAGCTCGCTACATTGGTCCTGAGTTGCCGGCTGTTATTGGTTCTTTAATTTGTATTTTGGTCACAGTCTTGGCGGCCCGTTTTGTAAAAACGCCAGAAGATTCTCCTTACTTGATTAAAGATAATGATCACGTAGGAAAGTCATCAGTTACCTTCTCGGTAGCTTTTAAAGCTTGTCTGCCTTATATTTTTGTTTTTCTATTTATCATTTTATCTTCATCTTTATTCCCGGCCATCAGTGGTACATTGGGAAAAATACAGTCTTCATTTGTAATCTATTCTGGAGAAGGTGCAAAACCTTATGTGATCAAGTGGTTGACTACTCCAGGGACATTGATTATCTTAGCAACTTATTTAGGTGGATTGATTCAAGGTGTTTCTTTTAGCAAAATTACTGGCATTCTTTGGAGTACGATCAAGCAGCTTAAAAATACCGCTGTGACTGTAAGCGCAATCGTAGCCCTATCTAAATTAATGGGATATAGTGGTATGATCAGTGTACTATCAACCTCGCTTGTTACTTTTACAGGATCTTTATTCCCATTGATATCTCCTCTAATTGGAGCCGTTGGTACATTTATTACGGGTAGTGATACAAATGCGAACATTCTCTTTGGATCGTTGCAAGTTAATGCTGCTCAATCGTTAGGTGCGAATGAATACTGGTTGGCTTCAGCTAACATGGCGGGAGCAACAGCTGGTAAGATGATTTCTCCTCAAAGTATAGCTGTAGCAACTGCAGCTACAGGTTTGATTGGACAAGAAGGTGCAATCACTAAAAAAGTATTTAAATACTTTGCTTTGTACTTAGGTGTTATTTGTTTGATCGTATTCTTCTTAGGAAAACTGTTAGGTATGATTTAA
- a CDS encoding class I SAM-dependent methyltransferase, producing the protein MGHINQFNQLAAKYDTAKNTDMAKLSTEAIRSLLDKNHTKTAIDFGCGTGNVGLDLLEDFESMLFVDASPAMIEQVEKKLADIDTKKASVLCLDIEKDGHLPYKADTIILSLVLHHISDSHKLLTKLYDALNEDGQLLIIEMERPEEKASGHGIDRAVLTADLSEIGFQNIQSDIFYDAEKENDEQETSRFILSARKN; encoded by the coding sequence ATGGGACATATAAATCAATTTAATCAATTGGCAGCAAAATACGATACAGCAAAAAATACGGATATGGCAAAACTTTCTACCGAAGCTATACGCAGTTTGTTAGATAAAAATCATACAAAGACAGCTATAGATTTCGGTTGCGGTACAGGAAATGTAGGACTAGATTTGTTAGAGGATTTTGAATCTATGTTGTTTGTAGATGCATCTCCAGCAATGATTGAACAGGTTGAGAAGAAATTAGCAGATATAGATACTAAAAAAGCGTCCGTACTTTGTCTAGATATTGAAAAAGACGGTCATCTTCCCTATAAAGCAGATACCATTATCCTTTCTTTAGTATTGCATCACATTTCCGACAGCCATAAACTATTAACAAAACTTTATGATGCCTTAAATGAAGATGGACAATTACTGATTATTGAAATGGAAAGACCAGAAGAAAAAGCAAGTGGACATGGAATAGATAGAGCTGTATTAACTGCTGATTTATCAGAGATAGGCTTTCAAAACATCCAGTCAGACATCTTTTATGATGCGGAAAAAGAGAATGATGAACAAGAAACATCAAGGTTTATTCTAAGTGCTAGAAAAAATTAA
- a CDS encoding lactate oxidase — translation MANEQTIKYDAPTVEQEIEVISAYRLEDRAREVVPAGGFDYMSGASGDEFTLKQNNEAWSHKGILPRVLADVENPDTSTSILGHDIKVPFIMAPIAAHGLAHETKEAGTAKGIAEFGGTIMSISAYSGATFEEIEDGLKGNPRWFQIYMSKDDEMNRNILDEAKADGATAIILTADSTLSGNREKDMLNKFVYPFGMPIVSRYLTGSGKNMSLNNIYAQSKQKITPSDVKFISDYSGLPVFVKGIQTPEDASLAIGAGAAGIWVSNHGGRQLDGAPGSFDTLENISKVVAGRVPIVFDSGIRRGEHIFKALASGADIVAVGRPVLYGLALGGWKGVKSVLDYFETDLRRVMQLAGTQTIEDVKNARLFDMKK, via the coding sequence ATGGCAAATGAACAAACGATTAAATACGATGCACCAACAGTAGAGCAAGAAATTGAAGTAATAAGCGCTTATCGACTTGAAGACAGAGCTCGTGAAGTCGTTCCAGCTGGCGGATTTGATTATATGTCAGGTGCTTCAGGAGATGAATTCACATTAAAACAAAATAATGAAGCTTGGTCACACAAAGGAATTCTGCCTCGTGTATTAGCTGATGTAGAAAATCCGGACACATCGACTTCTATTTTAGGACATGACATTAAAGTACCTTTTATTATGGCGCCTATTGCAGCTCATGGGTTAGCTCATGAAACAAAAGAAGCAGGAACAGCTAAAGGAATCGCTGAATTTGGCGGTACGATTATGTCTATCAGTGCTTATTCAGGAGCTACATTTGAAGAAATCGAAGATGGCTTGAAAGGCAATCCACGTTGGTTCCAAATTTATATGAGTAAAGATGATGAAATGAATAGAAATATTCTTGATGAAGCTAAAGCTGATGGTGCGACAGCGATCATCTTAACAGCGGACTCGACGTTAAGTGGTAATCGTGAAAAAGATATGCTGAATAAATTTGTTTACCCATTCGGTATGCCAATTGTTTCTCGTTACTTGACTGGATCAGGGAAGAATATGTCTTTGAACAATATCTATGCTCAATCCAAACAAAAAATCACTCCAAGTGATGTGAAGTTCATTTCAGATTACTCAGGTTTGCCAGTATTTGTTAAAGGAATTCAAACTCCTGAAGATGCTTCATTAGCGATTGGTGCAGGAGCAGCTGGTATTTGGGTATCCAACCATGGTGGACGTCAATTAGATGGTGCACCTGGATCATTTGATACTTTGGAAAACATTTCTAAAGTTGTTGCTGGTCGTGTTCCAATTGTATTTGACAGCGGTATTCGTCGTGGAGAACACATTTTCAAAGCTTTAGCAAGCGGTGCAGATATTGTGGCTGTAGGTCGTCCAGTATTATACGGATTAGCTTTAGGCGGATGGAAAGGCGTTAAATCTGTTTTAGATTACTTCGAAACAGACCTGAGACGTGTTATGCAATTAGCTGGAACTCAAACGATAGAAGACGTTAAAAATGCTCGTTTGTTTGATATGAAAAAATAA
- a CDS encoding ArsR/SmtB family transcription factor, with the protein MKSSLTSPLTNEAIQEVSKIFKMISDPTRLSILFLLQKEELSVGAIAQSLSMEQSAISHQLKTLRTSRLVKSKRAGKNMIYSLDDLHVFSILEQVLTHIEEQEQEK; encoded by the coding sequence ATGAAATCATCATTAACTTCTCCATTAACAAATGAAGCTATTCAAGAGGTAAGTAAAATATTTAAAATGATTAGTGATCCTACACGACTTTCTATTTTATTCCTCTTGCAGAAAGAAGAACTTAGTGTTGGAGCTATTGCACAGTCTTTAAGTATGGAACAATCAGCAATTTCTCACCAGTTAAAAACTTTAAGGACTTCAAGATTAGTAAAATCAAAAAGAGCTGGTAAAAATATGATTTATAGCCTTGATGATCTTCATGTATTTAGTATTCTTGAGCAAGTTTTAACTCATATCGAAGAACAAGAGCAAGAAAAATAA
- a CDS encoding RrF2 family transcriptional regulator: protein MKYSKATNYALHSMVHLAMESTSGAVRVEDLAKRQKISPTYLSKILTKLSKAGLIVSTPGVKGGYRLLRSPEECTFLDIIQAIEGYESLLNCTMSHDGKWNRHCLIERAVADAEDKLKDELARKTIADILKQRQEKN, encoded by the coding sequence ATGAAGTACTCAAAAGCTACAAACTATGCTTTACATTCTATGGTTCATTTGGCAATGGAATCTACCAGTGGAGCAGTCAGGGTAGAAGATTTAGCCAAACGCCAAAAAATATCCCCCACTTATTTGTCAAAAATACTGACAAAATTATCAAAAGCTGGATTGATCGTATCAACTCCGGGAGTAAAAGGTGGATACCGGTTACTGCGTTCACCAGAAGAATGTACATTTCTTGATATTATTCAAGCAATTGAAGGGTATGAATCATTACTGAACTGTACGATGTCTCATGATGGTAAGTGGAATAGACACTGTTTGATCGAACGTGCAGTAGCAGATGCAGAGGATAAGCTGAAAGATGAACTTGCACGCAAGACAATTGCGGATATTTTGAAGCAAAGGCAAGAAAAAAATTAG
- a CDS encoding MmcQ/YjbR family DNA-binding protein, with product MVTRSDVLRYAEENYKTISEHLWDKFPSYEVLRHKHNKKWYAIIMNVPKNKVGLEGDEVIDILDIKCEPEMVAPLSSREGFSRAYHMNKEHWLTVILDGTVSDEEIYSLIDTSYEMTK from the coding sequence ATGGTTACTCGTTCAGATGTTTTAAGATACGCAGAAGAAAACTATAAAACTATTTCAGAGCATTTGTGGGATAAATTTCCAAGTTATGAAGTGTTACGGCATAAGCATAATAAAAAATGGTATGCTATTATCATGAATGTGCCTAAAAACAAAGTTGGTTTAGAAGGCGATGAAGTTATTGATATATTAGACATAAAGTGTGAACCTGAAATGGTTGCACCTTTGTCATCACGAGAAGGATTTTCCCGTGCATACCATATGAATAAAGAACACTGGTTAACGGTTATTTTAGATGGAACCGTTTCGGATGAAGAAATATATAGTTTGATTGATACAAGTTATGAAATGACAAAATAA
- a CDS encoding helix-turn-helix transcriptional regulator, which translates to MKNRVKEYRNIRNMTQQQLADLVFVSSRTIISLEKENYNPSLMLAYKIALVFGTTIEELYCLEENVENEK; encoded by the coding sequence TTGAAAAATAGAGTGAAAGAGTATAGGAATATACGCAATATGACTCAACAACAACTAGCTGATTTAGTATTTGTTTCTTCAAGAACCATTATTTCTTTAGAGAAAGAAAATTATAATCCTTCTCTTATGCTCGCTTATAAAATAGCTCTTGTTTTTGGAACAACAATCGAAGAATTATATTGTTTGGAGGAGAATGTAGAAAATGAAAAATAA
- a CDS encoding alpha/beta fold hydrolase — protein MLFEDFKLKTVDTGEVKIRLRYGGEGPSLLLLHGHPQTHMMWHLIAPLLARDFTVVMPDLRGYGDSSKPPTTIDHFPYSKRAMARDQIAVMKYLGFTQFAVAGHDRGGRCAYRLALDFPEAITKLAILDIIPTGEAFKHTNKDFAMGFWHWFFLAQPFDFPEKMIGENPDNFYFQGDRSLFHPEALADYLRCIRQPDTIHAMCEDYRAGASIDLKLDEEDRGIRKISCPVLALWSDQGELPDWYDVLSVWKDWADEVQGRGINCGHYLAEEAPQETYEELYKFFKD, from the coding sequence ATGCTATTCGAAGACTTTAAACTAAAAACGGTAGATACTGGTGAAGTTAAAATTCGTTTACGCTATGGTGGTGAAGGTCCATCGTTGCTGCTTCTACATGGTCATCCCCAAACTCACATGATGTGGCATCTTATCGCTCCGCTTTTGGCTAGAGACTTTACAGTCGTTATGCCTGATTTGAGGGGATATGGGGACAGTTCTAAACCTCCAACAACGATAGATCATTTTCCTTATTCCAAACGAGCAATGGCAAGAGATCAAATAGCTGTGATGAAATATCTAGGATTTACCCAATTTGCTGTTGCAGGACACGATAGAGGTGGTAGATGTGCCTATCGCTTAGCACTTGATTTTCCTGAAGCTATTACAAAGCTTGCTATCCTAGACATCATCCCCACTGGAGAAGCGTTTAAGCATACTAATAAAGACTTTGCTATGGGATTCTGGCATTGGTTCTTTCTAGCACAGCCCTTCGATTTTCCTGAAAAGATGATTGGAGAAAATCCAGATAACTTCTATTTCCAAGGAGACAGAAGTCTATTTCATCCTGAAGCATTAGCTGATTATTTACGCTGTATTCGCCAGCCTGATACGATCCATGCAATGTGCGAGGATTATCGGGCGGGTGCTTCTATCGACCTTAAACTAGATGAGGAGGACCGAGGAATAAGAAAAATCAGTTGTCCGGTTCTGGCATTGTGGAGTGATCAAGGTGAACTTCCTGACTGGTATGATGTGTTGTCAGTCTGGAAAGATTGGGCTGATGAAGTACAAGGACGTGGAATAAATTGTGGGCATTATTTAGCAGAAGAAGCACCTCAAGAGACTTACGAGGAGTTATATAAATTCTTTAAAGATTAA